From Methylobacterium radiodurans, a single genomic window includes:
- a CDS encoding NCS2 family permease, with amino-acid sequence MDATPDIAPARPGGPLERLFRLRAHGTTARTEMLAGLTTFLTMAYIVFINPSILADAGMDRGAVFVATCLAAALGSAVMGLLANWPVAMAPGMGLNAYFAYVVVLGMGYTWQAALGAVFVSGLCFLVVTLTGLRRVIVDGIPRSMRIAITVGIGLFLAIIALKNAGIVAASPATFVTLGDLHRPGTVLAVLGFLAVAVLSVRKVKAALLISILGVTTLSFLVAGNSFGGVVSMPPSLAPTFLALDLSGALSAGILNVVLVLFLVELFDATGTLMGVASRAGLLTPERTGGLDRALMADSAAIFAGSLLGTSSTTAYLESASGVEEGGRTGLTAVTVAVLFLACLFFAPLAGSVPPYATAPALFYVACLMLRELVDLDWDDLTEVIPACVTALLMPFTYSIATGVAFGFITYAVLKLLTGRARDVKPVAWVIAALFLLKFVATGAAH; translated from the coding sequence ATGGACGCGACACCCGACATCGCACCGGCCCGGCCGGGCGGCCCGCTGGAGCGCCTGTTCCGGCTCCGGGCGCACGGCACCACCGCCCGCACCGAGATGCTGGCGGGGCTGACCACCTTCCTGACGATGGCCTACATCGTCTTCATCAACCCGAGCATCCTCGCCGACGCCGGCATGGACCGGGGCGCCGTCTTCGTGGCGACCTGCCTCGCGGCGGCGCTGGGCTCGGCGGTCATGGGCCTGCTGGCCAACTGGCCGGTGGCGATGGCGCCCGGCATGGGGCTCAACGCCTACTTCGCCTACGTCGTGGTGCTCGGCATGGGCTACACGTGGCAGGCGGCGCTCGGCGCGGTGTTCGTCTCCGGGCTCTGCTTCCTCGTCGTGACGCTGACCGGCCTGCGCCGAGTGATCGTGGACGGCATCCCGCGCTCCATGCGGATCGCGATCACGGTCGGGATCGGCCTGTTCCTGGCGATCATCGCGCTCAAGAATGCCGGCATCGTCGCGGCCAGCCCCGCGACCTTCGTGACGCTCGGCGACCTGCACAGGCCCGGCACGGTGCTGGCCGTCCTCGGCTTCCTGGCGGTGGCGGTGCTCTCGGTCCGCAAGGTGAAGGCCGCACTGCTGATCTCGATCCTCGGCGTGACCACATTGAGCTTCCTCGTCGCCGGAAACAGCTTCGGCGGCGTGGTCTCGATGCCGCCCTCGCTCGCGCCGACCTTCCTGGCGCTCGATCTCTCCGGCGCGCTCTCGGCCGGGATCCTCAACGTCGTGCTGGTGCTGTTCCTGGTGGAGCTGTTCGACGCCACCGGCACGCTGATGGGCGTGGCGAGCCGGGCGGGCCTGCTCACGCCGGAGCGCACGGGAGGGCTCGACCGGGCTCTGATGGCCGATTCCGCCGCGATCTTCGCCGGCTCGCTGCTCGGCACGTCGAGCACCACCGCCTATCTGGAGAGCGCGTCGGGCGTCGAGGAGGGCGGGCGCACCGGGCTCACCGCGGTGACGGTCGCCGTCCTGTTCCTGGCCTGCCTGTTCTTCGCCCCGCTCGCCGGCTCGGTGCCGCCCTACGCGACCGCGCCGGCTCTGTTCTACGTCGCCTGCCTCATGCTGCGCGAACTGGTCGATCTCGACTGGGACGACCTCACGGAGGTGATCCCTGCCTGCGTGACCGCGCTCCTCATGCCCTTCACCTACTCGATCGCCACGGGCGTCGCCTTCGGCTTCATCACCTACGCGGTGCTGAAGCTGCTGACCGGCCGGGCGCGCGATGTGAAGCCGGTGGCCTGGGTTATCGCCGCCCTGTTCCTCCTCAAGTTCGTCGCCACCGGAGCCGCCCACTGA